From Papilio machaon chromosome 2, ilPapMach1.1, whole genome shotgun sequence, the proteins below share one genomic window:
- the LOC106710903 gene encoding uncharacterized protein LOC106710903 isoform X1 has product MASCEPDATEPSAAGLSAAQRARIERNRLHARALHEARLVTRSQSNTSEGAKQIYVGKRRAIDTGGGFLTEAESAEGSVGSRAVPGARPAPLVHASQQPRCKECQQLFPQSYLFDTFDFSVCDDCRLHRKGRRRSARTGDAHRGQERVPAERLRPGLAAATAALRAPAQPSPHALRRDASVPARAGRGARAARVGLRRAAAAGTSGARGAPRARAGHRRPAPPHRAAHGRALQSVRRHARAARAPLRRGELRRRDRTVHARLPRLRPHTDLREDVTPGHAPLIYSLSLKINILYLMPKTNIKCGTIEC; this is encoded by the exons ATGGCAAGCTGTGAGCCAGATGCGACTGAGCCGAGCGCTGCCGGGCTGAGTGCTGCACAGCGGGCGCGCATCGAGCGGAACAGGCTGCACGCGCGAGCTTTGCACGAGGCGCGCCTTGTTACCCGCTCACA AAGTAACACTTCGGAAGGCGCAAAGCAAATCTATGTAGGAAAAAGGCGAGCTATTGATACGGGCGGAGGTTTCTTAACGGAAGCAGAGAGCGCGGAGGGCAGTGTGGGGTCGAGGGCGGTGCCGGGCGCCAGGCCCGCGCCGCTGGTGCACGCGTCTCAGCAGCCGCGCTGTAAAGAGTGCCAGCAGCTGTTCCCGCAGTCCTACCTCTTCGACACATTCGACTTCAGCGTGTGCGACGATTGCAG GTTGCATCGAAAGGGACGACGAAGGAGCGCACGAACTGGTGACGCGCACCGAGGCCAAGAGCGAGTTCCTGCTGAAAGACTGCGACCTGGACTCGCGGCCGCCACCGCTGCGCTGCGTGCGCCGGCGCAACCCTCACCGCACGCACTACGCCGAGATGCGTCTGTACCTGCGCGCGCAGGTCGAGGAGCGCGCGCTGCTCGTGTGGGGCTCCGAAGAGCGGCTGCTGCAGGAACGAGCGGCGCGCGAGGAGCGCCGCGAGCGCGCGCAGGCCACCGCCGCCCGGCGCCGCCTCACCGCGCTGCGCATGGCCGTGCGCTCCAGTCTGTACGACGGCACGCACGTGCAGCACGAGCACCGCTACGGCGAGGAGAGTTACGACGCCGAGACCGAACAGTACACGCGCGCCTGCCTCGACTGCGGCCACACACAGACCTACGAGAAGATGTGACGCCGGGCCATGCCCCCCTTATCTACTCTTTGTCATTGAAGATAAATATTCTATATCTCATGCCaaaaactaacataaaatGCGGAACAATAGAATGTTAA
- the LOC106710905 gene encoding probable malonyl-CoA-acyl carrier protein transacylase, mitochondrial — protein sequence MKSLLRRVQSIRTVTLNARTCRLQSTSDESSPLKKLINEASTFGDVSNPEPELRWATEPYARLQAVQEAPTRVDPRETSVLLFPGQGSQFVGMGKKLLDLPAARDLYELASSVVGWDVRRVCTEGPEEELQRRCQVAVLVTSLAALERAREERPGAVERVRAAAGFSLGEIGALVFAGALPFEQALRLAELRAAAMQAAAATRAGGMLTVWLAADARLAEALTRAREHAAEKGVRGPVCAVANYLYPGCKVVAGDEAALTWLEANGRAWGVKRAARVRVAGAFHTPLMATAEDAVREALRHIQTRTPRVPVMSCVEARALRESTHVRRALTRLTCAPVRWEQTLHALYARPRGEPQPLTLALGPGSALRATLRQVNARAWDASLHVDV from the exons ATGAAGTCGTTATTACGCCGCGTGCAATCGATTCGTACGGTTACATTAAACGCACGTACGTGTAGATTGCAATCCACTAGTGATGAAAGTAGCCCGCTTAAAAAGCTTATTAACGAGGCCAGTACATTCGGAGATGTTTCAAACCCTGAGCCAGAGCTGCGTTGGGCGACAGAGCCCTACGCAAGGCTCCAGGCCGTCCAGGAAGCGCCGACGCGCGTAGATCCGCGCGAGACCAGTGTGCTACTCTTCCCAGGGCAGGGCTCGCAGTTCGTCGGCATGGGCAAAAAGTTACTCGACTTGCCGGCTGCCCGCGACCTTTACGAGCTCGCTTCATCTGTAGTTGG GTGGGACGTGCGGCGCGTGTGCACAGAGGGCCCCGAGGAGGAGCTGCAACGCCGCTGCCAGGTGGCCGTGCTGGTGACCTCGCTGGCGGCGCTGGAGCGCGCACGCGAGGAGCGGCCGGGCGCCGTGGAGCGCGtgcgcgccgccgccggctTCTCGCTCGGCGAGATCGGCGCGTTGGTGTTCGCGGGTGCACTACCTTTCGAGCAGGCGCTGCGGCTGGCGGAGCTGCGCGCGGCGGCCATGCAGGCGGCGGCCGCGACGCGCGCTGGAGGCATGCTCACCGTGTGGCTGGCGGCGGACGCGCGGCTGGCGGAGGCGCTGACGCGCGCGCGGGAGCACGCGGCGGAGAAGGGCGTGCGCGGGCCGGTGTGCGCGGTGGCCAACTACCTGTACCCGGGCTGCAAGGTGGTGGCGGGCGACGAGGCGGCGCTGACGTGGCTCGAGGCGAACGGACGCGCGTGGGGCGTGAAGCGCGCGGCGCGGGTGCGCGTCGCCGGCGCTTTCCACACGCCACTGATGGCCACCGCGGAGGACGCGGTGCGGGAGGCGCTGCGTCACATACAG ACGCGGACGCCGCGCGTGCCGGTGATGTCGTGCGTGGAGGCGCGTGCACTGCGCGAGAGTACGCACGTGCGACGCGCGCTGACGCGGCTGACGTGCGCGCCGGTGCGCTGGGAGCAGACGCTGCACGCGCTGTACGCGCGGCCGCGCGGCGAGCCGCAGCCGCTGACGCTGGCGCTGGGTCCGGGGAGCGCGCTGCGGGCGACACTGCGCCAGGTGAACGCGCGCGCCTGGGACGCCAGCCTGCACGTGGACGTGTGA
- the LOC106710903 gene encoding DNA repair protein complementing XP-A cells homolog isoform X2, whose product MASCEPDATEPSAAGLSAAQRARIERNRLHARALHEARLVTRSQSNTSEGAKQIYVGKRRAIDTGGGFLTEAESAEGSVGSRAVPGARPAPLVHASQQPRCKECQQLFPQSYLFDTFDFSVCDDCRDDEGAHELVTRTEAKSEFLLKDCDLDSRPPPLRCVRRRNPHRTHYAEMRLYLRAQVEERALLVWGSEERLLQERAAREERRERAQATAARRRLTALRMAVRSSLYDGTHVQHEHRYGEESYDAETEQYTRACLDCGHTQTYEKM is encoded by the exons ATGGCAAGCTGTGAGCCAGATGCGACTGAGCCGAGCGCTGCCGGGCTGAGTGCTGCACAGCGGGCGCGCATCGAGCGGAACAGGCTGCACGCGCGAGCTTTGCACGAGGCGCGCCTTGTTACCCGCTCACA AAGTAACACTTCGGAAGGCGCAAAGCAAATCTATGTAGGAAAAAGGCGAGCTATTGATACGGGCGGAGGTTTCTTAACGGAAGCAGAGAGCGCGGAGGGCAGTGTGGGGTCGAGGGCGGTGCCGGGCGCCAGGCCCGCGCCGCTGGTGCACGCGTCTCAGCAGCCGCGCTGTAAAGAGTGCCAGCAGCTGTTCCCGCAGTCCTACCTCTTCGACACATTCGACTTCAGCGTGTGCGACGATTGCAG GGACGACGAAGGAGCGCACGAACTGGTGACGCGCACCGAGGCCAAGAGCGAGTTCCTGCTGAAAGACTGCGACCTGGACTCGCGGCCGCCACCGCTGCGCTGCGTGCGCCGGCGCAACCCTCACCGCACGCACTACGCCGAGATGCGTCTGTACCTGCGCGCGCAGGTCGAGGAGCGCGCGCTGCTCGTGTGGGGCTCCGAAGAGCGGCTGCTGCAGGAACGAGCGGCGCGCGAGGAGCGCCGCGAGCGCGCGCAGGCCACCGCCGCCCGGCGCCGCCTCACCGCGCTGCGCATGGCCGTGCGCTCCAGTCTGTACGACGGCACGCACGTGCAGCACGAGCACCGCTACGGCGAGGAGAGTTACGACGCCGAGACCGAACAGTACACGCGCGCCTGCCTCGACTGCGGCCACACACAGACCTACGAGAAGATGTGA
- the LOC106710904 gene encoding zinc finger protein 706, translating into MARGQQKIQSQAKAAEKLSKMKKQQGHSATDQKKAAQKALVHICVICKAQMPDPKTYKQHFENKHPKNDLPEDLKSI; encoded by the exons ATGGCTCGTGGACAGCAAAAAATCCAGTCTCAAGCAAAGGCTGCAGAAAAGTTGtctaaaatgaaaaaacaacAAGGACACAGTGCAACAGATCAGAAAAAGGCAGCACAAAAAGCCCTTGTGCATATTTGTGTTATTTGTAAG GCGCAGATGCCAGATCCCAAAACCTACAAACAGcattttgaaaacaaacatCCTAAGAATGATTTACCTGAAGATTTGAAATCTATCTAA